The following are from one region of the Streptomyces changanensis genome:
- a CDS encoding GntR family transcriptional regulator, whose translation MVSAERRRPVVVLYERIVDAIHAGTYPPGSTLPSEPRLAGELGVSRPALREALLLLQEDGLLSVRRGVGRTVNDRPPRRGFEYVRPLEELLGAGAPVRVRALLRTVEEPTDFTTQHLLAPVRAGLRFWESLLAAEGTAAALSQEWAAPDGTLERVHPAFAAALREAAAPERTSMLSVLVGASRGVALAAHSAVTATLLGQRRGEQLDRPADTPAVLVTQVVRVGETPVLAAKHMLPTGAPALPLLQSN comes from the coding sequence GTGGTCAGTGCGGAGCGGCGGCGCCCGGTCGTGGTGCTGTACGAGCGGATCGTCGACGCCATCCACGCGGGCACCTACCCGCCGGGGTCCACCCTGCCGTCCGAGCCGCGCCTCGCCGGGGAGCTGGGCGTGAGCCGGCCGGCGCTGCGCGAGGCACTGCTGCTGCTCCAGGAGGACGGGCTGCTGTCGGTGCGCCGGGGCGTGGGGCGCACGGTCAACGACCGGCCGCCGCGGCGCGGCTTCGAGTACGTCCGGCCCCTGGAGGAGCTGCTCGGCGCCGGGGCGCCCGTCCGGGTACGGGCGCTGCTGCGGACCGTGGAGGAGCCGACCGACTTCACCACCCAGCACCTGCTGGCTCCGGTCCGGGCCGGGCTGCGGTTCTGGGAGTCCCTGCTCGCCGCGGAGGGCACGGCCGCCGCGCTCAGCCAGGAGTGGGCGGCCCCCGACGGGACGCTGGAGCGCGTCCACCCCGCCTTCGCCGCGGCCCTGCGGGAGGCGGCGGCCCCCGAGCGCACCTCGATGCTGTCGGTGCTGGTCGGGGCGTCGCGGGGGGTGGCGCTCGCCGCCCACAGCGCCGTGACGGCGACCCTGCTGGGCCAGCGGCGCGGGGAGCAGCTGGACCGGCCGGCGGACACCCCGGCGGTGCTGGTCACGCAGGTCGTGCGGGTCGGCGAGACGCCGGTGCTGGCGGCGAAGCACATGCTGCCGACCGGCGCCCCCGCCCTGCCGCTGCTCCAGTCGAACTGA